In Cervus elaphus chromosome 5, mCerEla1.1, whole genome shotgun sequence, the following proteins share a genomic window:
- the ATAD5 gene encoding ATPase family AAA domain-containing protein 5 isoform X2 translates to MVGVLAMAATAAPPLVKDYEIEACKKRRKDDDRTSCRTITKYLSPMGKTGDRVFSPPKSNNILDYFRKTSFTNEKTQTTKKCKTKSSTPLRADSGKDCLEMPSNTECKKRRKRLNLSHRLSSIKTEHKTPIGINSDESKEDCCLDNDFVESSTSDLLDKKHVEVLAESIQSLKKQSSTMTSKKRSKKVNPKHGPSKINCRTLRKRKHREVIDLSESLPLAEELNLLKKDGNDSKQIRPSLTDEIKSTANDAEPRDQITEIPLLNDSTITVSYEEFLKSHKENKVEQTPDSTVSICIPSETVEDTVRSGCMSDPETYEISQQTRFKTVTVLAQVHPIPPKKTGKIPSIFLKQKQVEMESSLSDPENEQAVQKRKSNVVIHEEELELAVLEAGSSDAVKPKCTLEERQQFMKAFRQPVSDTLKNGVKKSSDKQKELNEKSLNEEERDNSKKVMENPNIQMVSNHGSSQPHTDKGSFPKEKSKTLKKNNKKMLATGGIPAENKEGNTQEKETTPSFKEKQNQNRLRMSLRQKKTELFKSSTLFNKESLVCERTANDDPLKISSPCNNKSSRKTSLPVKDKVIQSKAETEDSLGNVSTPKSSRRSVRSSSAPATVIVRGTDSEDAQEDSPVKASTPKAASLSEKHRLYTAELITIPSDSESPIRMKFTRISTPKKSKKKSKKRSKKSEDADEDFETQTRKVSRASKNVSKAKQLIEKAKALHISKSKSPEEVVTPLRRSSRHQTLPERSETEDSVIIISSSPPPVKQPEKNQKKLQCLNDVLGKKLNKTPKNVPGKVKVAPLFLTRKTQKTADPALGFDESSQDASERSQDCDVQFKAKRDFLMSGLPDLLKRQIAKKAAALDVYNAVSASFQRVVHVQQKDDGCHLWRLKPPTCPLLTKLKELNTKVIDLSKCVMALGEFSTLNSNSKSNNSTVGFMGRRKDLTEEVRNLLLEEIRWSNPRFPLRKYFSLLLKKRTEHQVLSECHCKQESPQLEPIVSRKETKRKRVETENHKSKRRKPNNYLESPRKINGKPEELDKRNNSSGIKLDSSKGLFPKTSRKKQTALSTRCKVETATVEDPDILIIDDDKESSSEVSSIPDSGIEDMLWTEKYQPQNSSELIGNELAIKKLHSWLKDWKRRAELEEGQNLKGKRDEKQEDSLDSRDFKGSSDDEEENRLCNTVLITGPTGVGKTAAVYACAQELGFKIFEVNASSQRSGRQILSQLKEATQSHQVDKQGVNSQKPCFFNSYNIGKSPKKLCSPKKVVTSPRKLPPPSPQSNGPKRTLPPKTLANYFKVSSKPKNNEQIGALPENNKGIKNSFEQKQIIQTKSTNTTNSNVKEFGAEEPNRKNATSLILFEEVDVIFEEDAGFLNAVKTFMATTKRPVILTTSDPTFSLMFDGCFEEINFNTPSLLNVARYLQMICLTENFRTDVKDFVTLLTANTCDIRKSILYLQFWIRSGGGFLEERPLSLCRGNSRNVPLVCSEDDPDFKNNPRNTKRTPTGLPKCDTGCAETLFGLKNIFSPSEDLFSFLKHKIRTKEERCKLIHLLTEFQTQNVDFLYSNLEFILPLPVDIIPETENSSGSSINVDTSAATENMRCLAGTSFEGEKPLKKSPKKKHKKKMVTLDDSDLFDSELDISDECISLPSASSSNLEERKARDKESNPETKKPNKCLESNVESIPRPHITPAEKKCSVLVSHCLNSLTEFVDNMSFLDALLMDVREQRGLGKDDFGWTNGKVKSGLCDEFSLESSDGWTSQRSGEIKAAVEALSFTKCSSAISKALETSLNSCKKLGRDPTKELTFYISQRRNNVRFSQSAANLDAWQRVAVIKSVFSSRSLLNLGNRQASVIEYLPTLRNICRTEKLKEQGKSKRRFLHYLEGIHLNISKETMNTLAADFP, encoded by the exons ATGGTGGGGGTCCTGGCCATGGCGGCGACAGCTGCTCCCCCTCTGGTGAAGGACTACGAGATTGAG GCATGCAAGAAGCGAAGGAAAGATGATGACAGAACTTCTTGCAGAACAATCACCAAGTATTTATCACCCATGGGGAAGACTGGAGACAGGGTTTTCTCTCCACCCAAGTCCAATAATATTCTGGATTACTTTAGAAAGACTTCATTCACAAATGAGAAGACTCAGACAACAAAAAAGTGCAAGACAAAGTCATCCACACCATTGCGTGCTGACAGCGGCAAAGACTGTTTGGAAATGCCCTCAAATACAGAGtgtaagaagagaagaaagagactAAATTTATCTCATCGACTAAGTAGTATTAAAACTGAACATAAAACTCCAATTGGAATTAACAGTGATGAGAGCAAAGAAGATTGTTGTTTAGATAACGATTTTGTGGAAAGTAGTACTTCCGATTTACTTGACAAGAAACATGTCGAGGTACTTGCAGAAAGTATCCAAAGTCTCAAAAAACAATCAAGCACTATGACCTCCAAAAAAAGGTCTAAGAAAGTAAATCCTAAACATGGGCCCTCAAAAATCAATTGCAGAACATTGAGAAAAAGGAAGCACAGGGAGGTTATAGATCTATCTGAAAGCTTACCCTTAGCAGAGGAACTAAATCTCCttaaaaaagatggtaatgatagtaAACAGATAAGGCCTTCCCTAACTGATGAAATCAAAAGTACTGCGAATGATGCTGAGCCTAGAGATCAAATCACTGAAATACCCCTGTTAAATGACAGTACAATAACTGTCTCAtatgaggaatttttaaaaagtcacaaggAAAATAAAGTGGAGCAGACACCAGACTCTACAGTGTCAATTTGTATTCCTTCTGAAACTGTTGAAGATACAGTCAGAAGTGGTTGTATGAGTGACCCCGAAACCTATGAAATTTCCCAACAGACCCGCTTTAAGACAGTCACTGTTCTTGCACAAGTTcaccccatccccccaaaaaagacagGGAAAATACCCTCCATTTTCTTGAAACAAAAGCAGGTGGAAATGGAAAGTAGTCTGTCTGATCCTGAGAATGAACAGGCagttcagaaaagaaaatctaacgTTGTTATACatgaggaagaattagaattGGCAGTGTTGGAAGCTGGAAGCTCTGATGCTGTGAAACCTAAATGCACTCTAGAAGAAAGACAACAGTTTATGAAAGCATTTAGGCAGCCAGTATCAGATACGCTTAAAAATGGAGTCAAAAAGTCTTCTGATAAGCAGAAAGAGCTCAATGAAAAATCTttaaatgaggaagaaagagatAATTCTAAAAAAGTCATGGAAAATCCTAATATCCAAATGGTTTCAAATCATGGCAGTTCACAGCCCCACACTGATAAAGGAAGTTTTCCTAAGGAGAAAagtaaaacactgaagaaaaataataaaaaaatgttagCAACTGGTGGTATTCCAGCTGAAAATAAAGAGGGAAATactcaggaaaaagaaacaactcCTTCCTTTAAAgagaagcaaaatcaaaacaggcTTAGAATGAGtttaagacaaaagaaaacagaacttttCAAAAGCAGCACATTATTTAACAAGGAAAGCCTTGTTTGTGAACGTACAGCAAATGATGACCCTCTAAAGATTTCCTCTCCGTGTAATAATAAGTCTTCAAGAAAAACCAGCTTACCAGTTAAGGATAAGGTTATACAGTCTAAAGCTGAGACTGAAGACAGCTTGGGAAATGTTTCTACACCCAAGTCAAGCAGAAGATCTGTAAGAAGTAGCAGCGCTCCTGCTACAGTAATCGTTCGAGGTACTGATTCTGAAGATGCACAAGAGGATAGTCCAGTCAAAGCTTCTACTCCAAAAGCAGCCAGTTTATCAGAGAAGCATCGCTTATATACAGCGGAATTAATAACAATACCCTCTGATTCAGAGAGCCCTATTAG AATGAAATTCACCAGAATTAGTACTccaaaaaaatctaagaaaaaatctaagaaaaggTCTAAGAAATCTGAAGATGCTGATGAAGATTTTGAGACTCAGACTAGAAAG GTAAGCCGTGCTTCAAAAAATGTATCAAAAGCAAAACAAttgattgaaaaagcaaaagctttGCATATTAGTAAGTCAAAATCTCCTGAAGAAGTAGTGACACCTTTAAGGCGTTCGTCTAGACATCAGACGCTTCCTGAAAGATCAGAAACAGAA GACTCTGTAATAATAATAAGTTCAAGTCCTCCTCCTGTAAAGCAACCtgagaaaaatcagaagaaactTCAGTGTCTGAATGATGTGTTAGGAAAGAAACTTAACAAGACTCCTAAAAATGTCCCTG gaaaagtgaaagtcgcgcCTTTATTTCTTACTAGAAAGACTCAGAAGACAGCTGATCCTGCCCTTGGTTTTGATGAAAGCAG CCAAGATGCATCTGAAAGGTCTCAGGATTGTGATGTGCAGTTTAAAGCAAAGCGTGACTTCCTCATGAGTGGGTTGCCAGATTTGTTGAAACGACAAATTGCAAAGAAAGCTGCTGCGTTAGATGTGTACAATGCAGTGAGTGCCAGTTTCCAGAGAGTCGTTCATGTTCAGCAAAAAGACGATG gGTGCCATTTGTGGCGTTTGAAACCACCCACTTGTCCTCTCTTAACTAAACTTAAAGAACTAAATACTAAAGTAATAGATCTCTCAAAATGTGTTATGGCTCTTGGTGAATTTTCAACATTGAATTCAAATTCGAAAAGTAATAATTCCACTGTTGGG TTtatggggagaaggaaagattTGACTGAAGAAGTAAGAAATCTTTTGTTGGAGGAAATTAGGTGGTCAAATCCCAGATTTCCTTTGAGGAAATACTTCTCTTTGCTTCTAAAAAAGCGAACTGAGCACCAGGTACTTTCTGAGTGTCACTGTAAACAAG AAAGTCCACAACTTGAGCCCATTGTCAGCCgaaaagaaaccaaaaggaaacgAGTGGAAACGGAAAATCATAAATCCAAAAGAAGGAAACCAAATAACTATTTAGAAAGTCCAAGAAAGATAAATGGGAAACCAGAAGAACTTGACAAAAGAAACAACTCCAGCGGCATAAAGCTAGATTCTTCCAAAGGCTTGTTTCCTAAAACAtccaggaagaaacaaacagCTCTGAGTACAAGGTGTAAAGTGGAAACAGCAACAGTAGAAGATCCTGATATTCTGATCATAGATGATGACAAAGAGTCTTCATCAGAAGTGTCCTCTATTCCAG attctgGAATTGAAGACATGCTTTGGACGGAAAAGTATCAACCTCAGAACTCCAGTGAACTCATAGGCAATGAGCTAGCTATAAAAAAGTTACATAG TTGGTTgaaagactggaaaagaagagctGAATTGGAAGAAGGACAGAATTTGAAGGGAAAAAGAGATGAGAAACAGGAAG ATTCGTTGGATAGCAGAGACTTCAAAGGTAGTTCAGATGACGAAGAAGAAAATCGCCTTTGTAATACCGTTCTTATAACAGGGCCAACAGGAGTGGGGAAGACCGCTGCTGTATATGCTTGTGCCCAAGAACTTGGTTTTAAG ATATTTGAAGTGAATGCCTCTTCTCAGCGCAGTGGTAGACAAATTCTGTCTCAGCTGAAGGAAGCTACTCAGTCTCATCAAGTAGACAAGCAAGGTGTCAACTCACAGAAACCCTGCTTTTTTAATAGCTACAACATTGGCAAGTCACCAA AAAAATTATGCTCCCCCAAGAAGGTTGTTACATCACCAAGAAAACTTCCTCCGCCATCACCACAAAGTAATGGACCAAAGCGAACACTTCCACCTAAAACTTTggcaaattattttaaagtgtctTCTAAGccaaaaaataatgaacaaatagGAGCACTTCCAGAAAATAATAAAG gAATCAAAAATTCTTTTGAACAGAAACAAATTATTCAGACGAAATCTACAAACACAACTAATTCAAATGTCAAAGAGTTTGGGGCTGAGGAACCCAACAGGAAAAATGCAACATCCCTCATTCTTTTTGAGGAG GTTGATGTCATTTTTGAAGAAGATGCTGGATTTTTGAATGCAGTCAAAACATTCATGGCAACCACGAAGAGACCTGTAATCCTCACGACAAGTG ATCCAACATTTAGTTTAATGTTTGATGGCTGCtttgaagaaattaattttaatactcCTTCACTG CTAAATGTTGCCAGGTACCTACAGATGATCTGCTTGACTGAAAATTTCAGAACTGATGTAAAGGATTTTGTAACATTGCTAACTGCAAATACTTGTGATATCAGGAAAAGTATCCTTTACTTACAGTTCTGGATTAGAAGTGGAGGTGGATTTTTAGAAGAAAGGCCATTATCTCTTTGTC GAGGAAATAGCAGAAATGTACCACTTGTTTGTTCTGAAGATGACCCTGATTTCAAAAATAACCCTAGAAATACAAAAAGGACTCCAACAGGCCTTCCCAAGTGTGACACCGGCTGTGCTGAGACCTTGTTCGGCCTTAAGAACATTTTTTCCCCGTCTGAagacttattttcatttttgaag CACAAAATCAGAACAAAGGAAGAACGGTGTAAGCTCATCCACCTTCTTACAGAATTCCAAACGCAGAATGTGGATTTCTTATACAGTAATCTTGAGTTCATTCTGCCACTACCTGTTGATATCATTCCAGAAACAGAAAACTCTTCTGGTTCATCAATAAATGTGGACACCAGTGCAGCAACAGAAAACATGAGATGTCTTGCTGGGACATCTTTTGAAGGAGAGAAGCCTTTGAAAAAATCaccaaaaaagaaacataagaaaAAGATGGTAACTTTAGATGACAGTGACTTATTTGACAGTGAATTGGACATTTCTGATGAATGTATTAGTCTTCCCTCTGCATCGTCTTCAAATTTAGAAGAAAGGAAAGCCAGAGATAAAGAAAGCAATCCAGAGACAAAGAAACCAAACAAATGTCTAGAGTCAAACGTCGAATCTATTCCTCGTCCTCATATAACAccagcagaaaaaaaatgttctgtccTTGTTTCTCACTGTTTAAATTCTCTCACTGAGTTCGTGGACAACATGTCCTTCTTAGATGCCCTTCTAATGGATGTACGGGAACAGAGGGGGTTAGGTAAAGATGATTTTGGTTGGACAAATGGAAAGGTTAAAAGTGGACTTTGTGATGAGTTTAGTCTCGAGAGTAGTGATGGATGGACTTCGCAAAGATCTGGAGAAATAAAGGCGGCTGTAGAAGCTCTCAGCTTTACTAAATGTTCTTCTGCTATTTCAAAAGCATTGGAAACGTCTCTGAATTCTTGCAAGAAATTAGGAAGAGATCCCACAAAAGAGcttactttttatatttctcaaaGACGCAACAATGTACGCTTCAGTCAGTCTGCAGCTAATTTAGA TGCTTGGCAGAGGGTAGCAGTCATCAAAAGTGTATTTTCCAGCCGATCTCTTCTGAACCTGGGTAATAGACAAGCTAGTGTAATTGAATACTTACCAACTCTTCGAAACATCTGTAGGACTGAGAAGCTAAAGGaacaaggaaaaagtaaaagaag ATTCCTACACTATCTTGAAGGAATTCATCTTAACATTTCAAAAGAGACTATGAACACTTTGGCAGCTGACTTCCCTTAA